A DNA window from Brassica napus cultivar Da-Ae chromosome C1, Da-Ae, whole genome shotgun sequence contains the following coding sequences:
- the LOC125580367 gene encoding probable F-box protein At5g47300: MMRKNTLKMSDLPCDLIEEILCRVPATSLRHLRSTCKQWNLLFNNRRFTRKHFDKSPKQLMTLMLNESMVCSTRVNLNGVPEVTSELSLVDPLYSSLIDHEFDIYEVFHCDGLLLCINEDNTRLVVWNPCTSQARWIQPKTRVSSHALGSYHGNSYKVLSYHPDFAIFENNSNSWRSLDITPDCTIEDSEQFMSLKGKTYWFACDKKDERPISIFLLSFDYTSETFERLRLPCQSFLYETMSMSVVREEKLSVLLQRDYTSRTEIWVTNKIGETKEVSWSMFLALDYSPAGLHLRDTVSFLVEEEKKVIVCCDRYLEDEFHGKKLIHIVGEQNQVREFDFGEAKQCPILFNYVPSLTQIHQGVGVGGKRKRDTINGQYAGRWSKLFYRV; encoded by the coding sequence ATGATGAGAAAAAACACATTAAAGATGTCGGACCTTCCATGTGATTTGATAGAGGAGATACTTTGTCGCGTTCCGGCTACATCTCTGAGGCATTTACGATCTACTTGCAAACAATGGAACTTATTGTTCAACAACCGGAGATTCACAAGAAAGCACTTCGATAAATCCCCAAAGCAGCTTATGACTCTCATGTTGAACGAGTCTATGGTTTGTTCGACGAGAGTTAATCTCAATGGAGTTCCAGAGGTCACAAGCGAACTTAGCCTAGTTGACCCTCTTTATAGTAGTTTAATAGATCATGAGTTCGATATTTATGAAGTCTTTCACTGCGACGGCTTATTATTATGCATCAACGAAGACAACACTAGACTCGTGGTCTGGAACCCGTGTACTAGTCAAGCTAGGTGGATCCAACCCAAAACACGTGTCAGCAGCCATGCTCTTGGATCCTACCATGGTAATAGCTATAAAGTATTGAGCTACCACCCTGACTTCGCAATCTTTGAGAATAACTCTAATTCATGGAGGAGTCTTGATATCACCCCCGACTGCACCATAGAAGATTCTGAACAGTTCATGTCTTTGAAAGGAAAAACGTACTGGTTTGCTTGTGATAAAAAAGATGAGCGTCCCATCAGCATATTCTTACTCAGTTTTGATTATACAAGTGAAACGTTTGAACGTCTACGTCTTCCGTGCCAGAGTTTTCTCTATGAAACTATGTCTATGTCCGTTGTTAGAGAAGAGAAGCTTTCTGTGTTGTTACAGCGAGATTATACGTCAAGGACAGAGATATGGGTGACAAATAAGATTGGTGAGACCAAAGAAGTCTCGTGGAGCATGTTCCTAGCACTGGATTACTCGCCAGCTGGACTTCATCTTCGGGATACCGTAAGTTTTTTGGTCGAAGAGGAGAAGAAAGTCATCGTGTGTTGTGATAGATACTTGGAAGATGAATTCCACGGCAAAAAGTTGATTCACATTGTTGGAGAGCAAAATCAAGTCAGAGAATTTGATTTTGGAGAAGCCAAACAGTGCCCGATTTTGTTTAATTATGTTCCAAGTTTGACACAAATCCACCAAGGTGTAGGTGTGGgagggaaaagaaaaagagatacAATTAACGGACAATATGCTGGAAGATGGTCCAAGCTTTTTTACAGAGTTTAg